Proteins encoded together in one Marinobacter sp. Arc7-DN-1 window:
- a CDS encoding methyl-accepting chemotaxis protein, protein MQLTFEQKLLTAFGVLLLLVMAAFTLSGDVRLQSTTETYVDALIDDTVKQSTSSIAEWLNTRLTMTEATAKALESVQDDDQARLVLQMIRSGGGFRDAYVGRTDGYMLMQTPEADATLPADFDPRQRPWFKKAVSLGRASFTKPYQDAGTGDMIISTLAPVKRGEYEGVAGADIGLGAIAKTLSTVTLADTGYAAVINEQGTVLFHPRQELVGQNISGLIGGKPDLGGNAVVYENDEGTWNASFHPISEARGVNWYLGTFVNDDKINAPVQSARMTGLVMAAIGLIVSLVVLHLGIKVLMAPVRRLNNAMADIGSGDADLTQRLDDSAKDEFGQLAKSFNRFVENIQTVVRDVQKGSAELGGNVRSLRDTASASRASVDSQQAEIDMVATAINEMSAAAGEIARNAQQTADAANTADSDSRASLETVAASRNAVQKLSKEINTAAEVIDTLGKDVSSITTVLDVIQGIAAQTNLLALNAAIEAARAGEAGRGFAVVADEVRNLAQRTQTSTEEISNMIERLQKGANDAVEVMKASTAVSNVSMEKAQDAMEALNRIAEAITSISQMTSQIATASEQQTSVTEELNSSVTRIADQGQEAAAAASENDVYSGQIESIGTTLNKNVSRFRV, encoded by the coding sequence GTGCAACTGACTTTCGAACAGAAGCTCCTGACGGCTTTCGGTGTTTTGCTGCTGCTGGTCATGGCAGCGTTCACGCTCTCAGGCGATGTACGACTGCAGAGCACCACGGAAACCTATGTCGACGCATTGATCGACGACACGGTAAAGCAGAGTACGTCGAGTATTGCCGAGTGGCTCAATACCCGCCTGACGATGACCGAAGCCACGGCAAAAGCGCTGGAAAGTGTTCAGGATGATGATCAGGCCCGGCTTGTTCTGCAGATGATCAGGAGCGGTGGCGGGTTCAGGGATGCTTACGTGGGCCGGACAGACGGCTACATGCTTATGCAAACGCCTGAAGCCGACGCGACCCTGCCGGCGGATTTCGATCCAAGGCAGCGGCCCTGGTTTAAGAAAGCCGTGAGTCTTGGCAGAGCTTCTTTTACCAAGCCATACCAGGACGCGGGAACCGGCGACATGATCATTTCAACGCTCGCGCCGGTTAAACGTGGAGAGTATGAAGGCGTGGCCGGTGCGGATATTGGCCTGGGAGCGATCGCCAAAACGCTGTCTACGGTTACCCTGGCAGACACCGGCTACGCTGCGGTGATCAACGAACAGGGCACGGTTCTGTTCCATCCCCGCCAGGAACTGGTCGGCCAAAATATCAGTGGATTGATTGGTGGCAAACCGGACCTGGGCGGCAATGCCGTTGTTTATGAGAATGACGAAGGCACCTGGAACGCCAGCTTCCACCCCATCAGTGAAGCCCGGGGCGTGAACTGGTACCTGGGTACCTTTGTCAATGACGACAAGATCAATGCGCCGGTACAGAGTGCCCGGATGACAGGCCTGGTCATGGCTGCTATTGGCCTGATCGTCTCTCTGGTCGTTCTGCACCTTGGTATCAAGGTTCTTATGGCTCCGGTTCGCCGCCTGAATAATGCCATGGCGGATATCGGCAGCGGCGATGCGGACCTGACCCAGCGTCTGGACGACAGTGCCAAAGACGAGTTTGGCCAGTTAGCGAAAAGCTTTAACCGGTTCGTTGAGAACATCCAGACCGTGGTCCGGGATGTTCAGAAGGGCAGTGCCGAGCTTGGCGGCAATGTCAGGTCTCTGAGAGACACTGCCAGCGCCAGCCGCGCCAGCGTTGACAGCCAACAGGCCGAGATTGATATGGTGGCAACCGCAATCAATGAAATGTCCGCTGCGGCCGGAGAAATTGCCCGGAACGCCCAACAGACCGCAGACGCCGCAAACACCGCCGACAGTGACAGCCGTGCGTCGCTGGAGACAGTCGCGGCCTCCCGGAACGCCGTTCAGAAGCTGTCGAAAGAAATCAACACCGCTGCGGAGGTTATCGATACCCTTGGCAAGGATGTGAGCTCCATCACTACGGTGCTGGACGTGATTCAGGGCATTGCCGCGCAAACCAACCTGCTGGCCCTGAACGCAGCCATTGAGGCGGCCCGGGCCGGTGAGGCCGGGCGCGGTTTTGCGGTGGTTGCCGATGAAGTTCGTAACCTGGCCCAGCGCACCCAGACCAGCACCGAGGAAATCAGTAACATGATCGAGCGCCTGCAGAAGGGTGCCAACGATGCCGTGGAGGTCATGAAGGCATCAACCGCGGTTTCCAACGTCAGTATGGAAAAAGCCCAGGACGCAATGGAGGCACTGAATCGAATTGCCGAGGCCATTACATCCATCAGCCAGATGACGTCCCAGATCGCCACCGCCTCTGAGCAGCAGACCTCGGTGACGGAAGAGCTGAACTCCTCGGTCACCCGTATTGCTGACCAGGGCCAGGAAGCCGCTGCCGCTGCCAGTGAGAACGATGTTTACAGCGGCCAGATTGAGAGCATTGGAACAACGCTGAATAAGAACGTGTCCCGCTTCCGGGTCTGA
- the selD gene encoding selenide, water dikinase SelD — MRTPDQPVLRDIVLIGGGHSHVGVLKRFAMNPVPGVRLTLICRDTHTPYSGMLPGYVAGHYSYDDVHIDLSRLAEYAGARFYRAEAIGINRDRKRVICRGRPDVPYDILSINIGSSPRVNDVEGASDHAVPVKPITGFNNRWLALLCRIENHEGPLTVAVVGAGAGGVELTLAMQFRLENELKQRGKDPAQLHFHLFDAADEILPTHNAKVCEVFRKSLSERGVKVHLGAPVSKVQQGLLITESGETLQTDEVLWVTRAGGPEWLKETGLALDDGLFLRVRDTLQVENDDSIFAAGDIANVTNHPREKAGVFAVRQGPPLADNLKRLATGKDPRDFYPQQKWLALISTGNKYAVASRGDMRFDGRWVWRWKDWIDRRFMKKFNDLPPMEDESKLPDTAAAQNSEEASQAISAVAMRCGGCGAKVGSTVLSRALGELRPIERDDILIGLHAPDDAAVLKVPPGKAVVHTVDFFRAFIDDPYVFGKVAANHSLGDVFAMGAEAQSATAVATVPYGIESKVEDVVYQMMSGAVEVLNEAGCALVGGHTGEGRELALGFAVNGLIDPEDVMSKGGLKAGDALILTKPIGTGTLFAAHARLAAKGRWIDSALASMVQSSKAAADCLRKFGSKACTDVTGFGLLGHLVEMTRPSGVDAELDLSAIPVLPGAEETAAAGILSSLQPANIRLRRGIRDQETWVNHPRYPLIFDPQTAGGLLAGVAADKAEECVRELKTLGYPHAAIIGRVTAQDETGPIEPVSLRD; from the coding sequence ATGCGAACGCCTGACCAGCCTGTTTTACGGGACATAGTCCTGATTGGCGGCGGGCACAGCCACGTCGGGGTACTGAAGCGGTTCGCCATGAACCCGGTCCCCGGCGTGCGTCTTACGCTCATCTGCCGGGATACCCACACACCCTACTCCGGCATGCTGCCCGGTTACGTAGCGGGCCATTACAGCTATGACGATGTCCACATCGACCTGAGTCGACTGGCGGAATACGCGGGAGCCCGTTTCTACCGGGCCGAGGCCATCGGCATCAACCGTGATCGAAAGCGGGTTATCTGCCGCGGCCGCCCGGATGTGCCTTACGACATTCTCTCCATCAATATCGGTTCGTCTCCCCGGGTCAATGACGTGGAAGGTGCTTCAGACCATGCGGTTCCGGTGAAGCCGATTACCGGTTTCAACAACCGCTGGCTCGCCCTGCTCTGCCGCATTGAAAACCACGAAGGGCCGCTTACCGTGGCCGTGGTTGGTGCCGGTGCCGGCGGTGTTGAACTGACTCTGGCCATGCAGTTCCGCCTCGAGAACGAGCTGAAACAGCGGGGCAAGGACCCAGCGCAACTGCATTTTCACCTCTTTGATGCTGCTGACGAGATACTTCCCACCCACAACGCAAAGGTTTGTGAGGTTTTCAGGAAGTCACTGTCTGAGCGTGGCGTGAAGGTTCATCTCGGAGCGCCGGTGAGCAAGGTTCAGCAAGGCCTGCTGATAACGGAATCCGGTGAAACCCTGCAAACCGACGAGGTACTCTGGGTGACCCGGGCCGGAGGTCCGGAGTGGCTGAAGGAAACGGGCCTGGCCCTGGACGACGGCCTTTTCCTCCGGGTTCGAGACACCCTGCAGGTCGAGAACGACGACAGCATTTTTGCCGCTGGCGATATCGCCAACGTAACCAACCATCCCCGGGAGAAAGCGGGTGTGTTTGCGGTGCGGCAAGGGCCCCCCCTGGCGGACAACCTCAAACGGCTGGCAACCGGCAAAGACCCGAGGGACTTCTACCCGCAGCAGAAGTGGCTGGCACTGATCAGCACCGGTAACAAGTATGCGGTGGCATCCCGTGGCGATATGCGGTTTGATGGCCGCTGGGTTTGGCGCTGGAAAGACTGGATCGACCGCCGGTTCATGAAGAAATTCAACGACTTGCCTCCCATGGAGGATGAATCGAAACTACCGGATACGGCTGCCGCCCAAAACTCTGAGGAAGCCTCCCAGGCCATTTCTGCCGTGGCCATGCGCTGTGGCGGTTGTGGCGCCAAGGTAGGTAGTACCGTTCTTTCCCGGGCCCTGGGCGAACTCAGGCCCATCGAACGGGACGACATCCTTATCGGCCTTCACGCCCCGGATGATGCGGCGGTTCTGAAGGTACCGCCGGGTAAAGCGGTGGTTCATACCGTGGACTTCTTCCGCGCCTTTATTGACGACCCCTACGTATTTGGCAAGGTTGCCGCCAACCACAGCCTCGGCGATGTCTTTGCCATGGGCGCAGAAGCCCAGAGTGCCACGGCAGTGGCCACCGTGCCTTACGGTATTGAATCCAAGGTTGAAGACGTGGTGTACCAGATGATGTCTGGTGCGGTGGAAGTGCTGAACGAAGCCGGCTGTGCCCTGGTTGGCGGCCACACCGGCGAAGGCAGGGAATTGGCACTGGGCTTTGCGGTAAACGGCCTGATCGACCCGGAAGACGTGATGAGCAAAGGGGGTTTGAAAGCCGGAGACGCGCTGATTCTCACCAAACCCATCGGCACCGGAACGCTCTTTGCCGCCCACGCCAGGCTGGCTGCCAAAGGCCGCTGGATCGACTCTGCCCTCGCCTCCATGGTTCAGTCCAGCAAGGCCGCGGCGGATTGCCTGAGGAAGTTCGGTTCCAAGGCCTGCACGGATGTGACCGGATTTGGTTTGCTCGGGCATCTGGTGGAGATGACCAGACCGTCCGGAGTAGATGCGGAGCTGGACCTGTCCGCCATTCCGGTATTGCCGGGTGCCGAGGAAACCGCAGCCGCGGGCATTCTGAGTTCGCTGCAGCCGGCCAATATCCGGTTGCGGCGCGGTATCCGGGATCAGGAGACGTGGGTAAATCATCCCCGCTATCCGCTGATTTTCGATCCCCAGACGGCCGGCGGCCTGCTCGCCGGCGTCGCTGCCGACAAGGCAGAGGAATGTGTCCGGGAGCTGAAAACGTTGGGCTATCCCCACGCCGCCATCATTGGCCGCGTCACGGCTCAGGACGAAACCGGTCCCATAGAGCCTGTCTCCCTTCGGGATTAA
- a CDS encoding putative selenate ABC transporter substrate-binding protein — protein MALNLIRKLMISSLFCFTAASAAAETFVFTAIPDEDETKLVERFKGVADYLSGELDVEVRYIPVKSYAAAVSAFRNNQVQLAWFGGLSGVQARRLVPGSEAIAQGVEDEAFETYFIANTSTGIEPADELSALEDELRGKTFTFGSKGSTSGRLMPEFYIRDVFGARPADFFSRVGFSGNHTRTLRLVEAGTYEVGALNFQVWEKELADGNIDTDAVKVIWTTPAYPDYQWTIRGDVDERFGDGFKQRVTEALLNLDDHKLLESFPRSGFIPASNDDYEPVRKTAEEIGILD, from the coding sequence ATGGCTCTTAATCTTATACGGAAATTGATGATTTCCAGCCTTTTCTGTTTCACCGCAGCATCGGCGGCCGCTGAAACCTTTGTGTTTACAGCCATACCCGATGAGGATGAAACCAAACTGGTAGAGCGCTTCAAAGGTGTTGCGGATTACCTCTCCGGTGAACTGGATGTTGAGGTCCGCTACATCCCGGTTAAATCTTACGCCGCCGCAGTTTCCGCGTTCCGCAATAATCAGGTTCAACTGGCCTGGTTTGGCGGGCTGTCCGGTGTTCAGGCGCGTCGCCTGGTGCCGGGCTCCGAGGCGATTGCCCAGGGCGTGGAAGATGAAGCGTTTGAAACCTACTTCATTGCCAACACCAGCACCGGTATAGAGCCTGCGGATGAGCTTTCCGCGCTGGAAGATGAACTCCGGGGTAAAACCTTCACCTTTGGTTCCAAGGGCTCTACATCCGGCCGCCTGATGCCTGAATTCTATATCCGTGACGTGTTTGGCGCCCGGCCGGCAGACTTCTTCTCCCGCGTTGGCTTCAGCGGCAACCACACCCGTACCCTGCGTCTTGTGGAAGCCGGTACCTACGAAGTGGGCGCCCTGAACTTTCAGGTTTGGGAAAAAGAACTGGCCGACGGCAACATCGACACCGACGCGGTTAAGGTCATCTGGACCACGCCTGCCTACCCGGACTATCAGTGGACCATTCGCGGTGACGTCGACGAGCGTTTCGGCGACGGTTTCAAGCAGCGCGTCACCGAAGCTCTTCTCAACCTGGACGATCACAAACTGCTTGAGAGCTTTCCCCGCTCCGGTTTTATTCCTGCATCGAACGACGATTACGAGCCTGTTCGCAAGACTGCGGAAGAGATTGGGATCCTCGATTGA
- a CDS encoding helix-hairpin-helix domain-containing protein codes for MAKKAKQNVDKIVKKVNKEFEKTSSQIEGLVNDALKQFDSLQNQVQEPVRKLLKEIDELRDREMKRFHEEFERRLNEFHELQSSILERLGVASKEAGAEVKKLTDEVSREASTAAKKAAPKKATKAPAKKPADKKPAARKAPAARAAKPVDRSDLTQVKGIGPATAKKMKDAGITSIDQIANPSEADQEKLKAFSNIKGYSQLTAEAKKVN; via the coding sequence ATGGCGAAAAAAGCCAAACAGAACGTTGATAAAATCGTCAAGAAAGTGAATAAGGAGTTCGAAAAAACTTCTTCCCAGATCGAAGGCCTTGTTAACGATGCGTTGAAGCAGTTCGACAGCCTGCAGAATCAGGTTCAGGAGCCGGTGCGCAAACTGCTCAAGGAAATCGACGAGCTGCGTGACCGAGAGATGAAGCGGTTCCATGAGGAGTTCGAGCGTCGCCTGAACGAATTCCACGAGCTGCAGAGCAGCATTCTGGAGCGGCTCGGTGTCGCCTCTAAAGAGGCGGGCGCCGAGGTGAAGAAGCTGACCGATGAAGTCAGCAGGGAAGCCAGCACCGCAGCCAAGAAAGCCGCGCCGAAGAAAGCCACCAAGGCACCTGCCAAGAAGCCCGCTGACAAGAAACCTGCTGCCAGAAAAGCACCTGCCGCCAGGGCCGCGAAGCCGGTGGACAGGAGCGATCTCACCCAGGTCAAAGGCATCGGGCCGGCAACCGCGAAAAAGATGAAGGATGCGGGCATCACTTCCATCGATCAGATTGCCAATCCTTCGGAGGCAGATCAGGAAAAGCTGAAGGCCTTCTCAAACATCAAGGGATACAGCCAGCTGACCGCTGAAGCCAAAAAAGTTAACTGA
- a CDS encoding PaaI family thioesterase yields the protein MALIDNLIGATGQWVSRTDPKATLASPLAWLKKTGGYAAVNRIIGFSIPFAPRNGFSVEEVRPGYVRARIRLKGNKNHFGSLYAGAYFLVAEIPGGVLTLFDLGPSYTPILKEMTLQFLQPANSDVTVEFSLAPETVAAILADADETGRAKFTLEGTLVDQEGNHVATSMAHYRVRKKGFKAEA from the coding sequence ATGGCGCTTATCGACAACCTTATTGGTGCGACCGGCCAGTGGGTTTCCCGCACGGACCCAAAAGCCACCCTGGCCAGCCCTCTGGCCTGGCTCAAAAAAACCGGCGGCTATGCGGCGGTTAACAGGATTATCGGGTTTTCCATTCCTTTTGCACCGCGAAACGGTTTCAGCGTAGAGGAGGTACGGCCAGGCTATGTGCGGGCAAGAATTCGACTGAAAGGGAACAAGAACCACTTTGGCAGTCTCTATGCCGGCGCCTATTTCCTGGTCGCGGAGATTCCCGGTGGTGTGCTGACGCTGTTTGATCTGGGGCCCTCCTATACACCGATTCTCAAGGAAATGACCCTGCAGTTCCTGCAACCTGCCAATTCCGATGTAACGGTGGAGTTCTCGCTGGCCCCGGAAACGGTGGCAGCGATTCTCGCCGATGCCGATGAAACCGGCCGGGCGAAATTCACCCTGGAAGGAACGCTGGTGGATCAGGAAGGCAACCACGTAGCCACTTCGATGGCGCACTACCGGGTGAGGAAGAAGGGCTTTAAAGCCGAGGCCTGA
- the senB gene encoding selenoneine biosynthesis selenosugar synthase SenB: MKIVIITPAEPGSKAGNRATAERWKSLLGNAGHRVSVVTEYRGEPCDAFVALHAWRSVRAIRQFRETRPGKPLIVALTGTDIYRHQHEFPQDTLYSITEADALIGLHELVANDIPAGFATKLVTLYQSAEGPESLPSPQPAQANAGFGVCVIGHLREEKDSLRAAYAARLLPDDSSIRVLCAGKPHNGEWQRMAEREMEQNPRFRWLGELEQDEIRQLMANSQLMVISSVMEGGANVVSEACRAGLPVIASSIPGNIGLLGKDYPGYFPVKDERALAGLLYRAEQHPEFLAALKVQVSQLAGHFVPENEQASLEQALTLAVQRCSERA; this comes from the coding sequence ATGAAGATAGTCATAATTACTCCAGCAGAACCTGGATCAAAAGCGGGCAACCGGGCCACGGCAGAGCGCTGGAAATCCCTGCTGGGAAATGCCGGGCACAGGGTCTCTGTGGTTACGGAATACCGGGGGGAACCCTGTGATGCCTTCGTGGCTTTGCACGCCTGGCGTAGCGTTCGGGCGATTCGCCAGTTTCGGGAAACCCGCCCGGGAAAGCCCCTGATCGTCGCGCTTACCGGAACCGATATCTACCGGCACCAGCATGAGTTTCCGCAGGACACGCTGTACTCCATAACGGAAGCAGATGCGCTGATCGGGCTGCATGAGCTGGTGGCAAACGACATCCCCGCTGGGTTCGCCACCAAACTGGTCACCCTCTACCAGTCAGCGGAGGGGCCTGAAAGCCTTCCTTCACCGCAGCCAGCCCAGGCGAATGCAGGGTTCGGCGTGTGTGTAATTGGCCACCTGAGAGAGGAAAAGGACTCACTACGGGCTGCGTATGCAGCGAGGTTGCTGCCAGACGATTCATCGATCCGGGTTCTCTGCGCTGGTAAGCCCCACAACGGGGAGTGGCAGAGGATGGCCGAGCGGGAAATGGAGCAGAACCCACGCTTCCGCTGGCTGGGCGAACTGGAGCAGGATGAAATCCGGCAACTGATGGCAAACAGTCAGTTAATGGTGATCAGTTCAGTGATGGAGGGCGGCGCCAATGTTGTCTCAGAAGCCTGCAGGGCCGGCCTGCCGGTGATTGCCTCAAGCATCCCCGGGAATATTGGATTGCTTGGAAAAGATTATCCTGGCTATTTTCCCGTGAAGGATGAGCGGGCCCTGGCAGGCCTGCTTTACCGTGCAGAACAGCATCCGGAATTCCTGGCGGCCCTGAAAGTGCAGGTCAGCCAACTGGCCGGGCATTTTGTACCGGAAAACGAGCAGGCATCTCTGGAGCAGGCGCTGACCCTGGCGGTGCAGCGCTGCTCAGAGAGGGCTTAA
- a CDS encoding bifunctional GNAT family N-acetyltransferase/carbon-nitrogen hydrolase family protein, with protein MAHEELHLNLRNLKLEDYGQLQQLMDRVYDDIGGAWPKETIKALVEQFPDGQICIEESGQLVAVALTVLVKYERFSNPHTYDDLILRNEKIWHNANGDSLYGLDVFIHPEYRGYRLGRRLYEARKELCRSMNLRAILAGGRIPNYFKYAEQYSPEEYIQRVDRKEIYDPILSFQLSNDFQVTRLMHKYLPEDEKSLGYATLLEWRNILYTPPSSILNVKKTQVRLGAVQWQMREFTSVEEVLKQVEYFVDALSDYKSDFALFPEFFNAPLMGLTDQMDQTRAIRFLAGFTQQFREEMSEMAVSYNINIVTGSMPLIENDRVYNVSYLCHRDGRVDEQRKIHITPHERRDWVIEGGNEFKVFETDAGRVAIMICYDIEFPELGRMAAAQDVDIILVPFWTDTKNGYLRVRHCAQARAIENECYVVITGSVGNLPKVENLDVQYAQSSVFSPSDFAFPHDAVMAETTPNTEMIMFSDMDLEKLMLVRNEGSVTNLKDRRVDMYEQKNK; from the coding sequence ATGGCCCATGAAGAACTGCATCTTAACCTCCGGAATCTGAAGCTTGAGGACTATGGCCAGCTCCAGCAACTGATGGACCGGGTCTACGATGACATCGGGGGCGCCTGGCCCAAGGAAACCATCAAGGCACTGGTAGAGCAGTTCCCGGATGGGCAGATCTGCATTGAGGAAAGCGGGCAGCTGGTGGCGGTAGCGCTGACTGTACTCGTGAAGTACGAACGGTTCAGTAACCCCCACACCTACGACGACCTGATCCTCCGGAACGAAAAAATCTGGCATAACGCTAATGGCGATTCGCTGTACGGGCTGGATGTGTTCATCCACCCGGAATACCGCGGTTATCGCCTGGGCCGTCGGCTCTACGAAGCCCGCAAAGAACTCTGCCGCTCCATGAACCTGCGGGCGATTCTCGCAGGCGGACGTATACCGAACTATTTCAAGTACGCCGAGCAGTACTCACCGGAAGAATACATTCAGCGGGTGGACCGCAAGGAAATCTACGATCCGATCCTGAGCTTTCAGCTCTCGAACGATTTCCAGGTTACCCGGCTGATGCACAAATACCTGCCGGAGGACGAAAAATCCCTCGGCTACGCCACGCTGCTGGAATGGCGGAATATTCTCTACACCCCGCCCTCGTCGATTCTGAACGTTAAAAAGACCCAGGTTCGCCTGGGCGCCGTTCAGTGGCAGATGCGTGAATTCACCTCCGTGGAGGAAGTGCTGAAACAGGTGGAGTACTTCGTTGACGCGCTGTCTGATTACAAGAGCGACTTCGCCCTGTTCCCGGAATTTTTTAACGCGCCGCTGATGGGCCTGACTGACCAGATGGACCAGACCCGGGCCATTCGTTTCCTGGCCGGGTTTACCCAGCAGTTCCGGGAAGAAATGTCTGAAATGGCAGTGAGTTACAACATAAACATCGTCACCGGCTCTATGCCGCTGATTGAAAATGACCGGGTGTATAACGTCTCATACCTGTGCCACCGTGATGGCCGGGTAGACGAGCAGCGCAAGATCCACATCACGCCCCACGAGCGCCGTGACTGGGTCATCGAGGGTGGCAACGAGTTCAAGGTGTTCGAAACCGACGCTGGCCGGGTCGCCATCATGATCTGCTACGACATCGAGTTCCCGGAGCTTGGCCGCATGGCAGCCGCCCAGGATGTGGACATTATCCTCGTGCCCTTCTGGACGGATACCAAGAACGGTTATCTGCGCGTTCGTCACTGTGCCCAGGCCCGGGCAATCGAAAACGAGTGTTATGTCGTAATCACCGGCAGCGTCGGTAACTTGCCGAAAGTTGAGAACCTGGACGTCCAGTATGCCCAGTCCTCCGTATTCTCGCCGTCTGACTTTGCCTTCCCCCACGATGCGGTGATGGCGGAGACAACGCCGAATACCGAGATGATCATGTTCTCTGACATGGATCTGGAAAAGCTGATGCTGGTGCGTAACGAGGGGTCCGTCACCAACCTGAAAGATCGCCGTGTTGATATGTACGAACAGAAAAACAAGTGA
- a CDS encoding phosphonate ABC transporter ATP-binding protein, whose translation MSGFDLTGLTASFGGERVIGPLSLRVQQGEKVALVGKSGAGKSTLMRLIHERVDRESSLVPQDLGLVNALPVFHNVFMGQLDKHSAWYSTVTLIRPFFRDRDKVREILQALGMSEKLWMPTASLSGGQRQRVAIARALYRNAPVLLADEPISALDGPMAHLVMQLLRQRFATSVIALHDVEMALKYCNRIVGIQDGQVALDEASDHLKAADIMSLY comes from the coding sequence ATGTCAGGCTTTGACCTAACGGGCCTCACGGCCTCTTTCGGTGGTGAGCGGGTTATTGGCCCGCTCTCACTGAGGGTTCAACAGGGTGAAAAGGTCGCTCTGGTTGGCAAGAGCGGTGCCGGTAAGTCCACACTCATGCGCTTGATTCACGAACGGGTTGATCGCGAGTCCTCCCTGGTACCCCAGGATCTGGGCCTGGTGAATGCACTGCCGGTATTCCATAACGTGTTTATGGGCCAGCTCGACAAACATTCTGCCTGGTACAGTACGGTTACCCTGATACGCCCGTTTTTCCGGGACCGCGATAAGGTTCGCGAGATTCTACAAGCGCTGGGCATGTCGGAAAAACTCTGGATGCCGACCGCTTCGCTCTCCGGAGGCCAACGTCAGCGGGTTGCCATTGCCCGTGCTCTTTATCGTAATGCGCCGGTGTTGCTTGCTGACGAGCCAATTTCCGCACTCGACGGCCCCATGGCTCATCTGGTAATGCAGCTACTCAGGCAACGATTCGCCACAAGTGTGATAGCCCTCCACGATGTCGAAATGGCCCTGAAATACTGCAACCGGATCGTCGGAATCCAGGACGGACAGGTGGCCCTGGATGAAGCCAGTGACCACCTGAAGGCAGCCGACATCATGTCTCTCTACTAG